Proteins from one Fragaria vesca subsp. vesca linkage group LG6, FraVesHawaii_1.0, whole genome shotgun sequence genomic window:
- the LOC101291737 gene encoding alpha-glucosidase YihQ-like, with the protein MSSLKISKKHHKHLNNPFPGAPISLPLIQGKLLFNSSLIPQRFPIGNDFEVSWNSSEGGSLSISHRSQPNRSIWSTIPGQAFVSAAVAQTRVEESRGSFVIHDTSVDLVCHHQTIQDITQFDHASSSSSYSQGTQFPLVLVTGWVFNTGPSTCTCAKYWVLFEQKCSHQIGFQVKLGTPNFEFPFRTRLRWVWSFTRPREAQQFKEFNRVCLTYSSEETERFYGFGEQFSYMDFKGKRVPILVQEQGIGRGDQPITFAANLISYRAGGDWSTTYAPSPFYMTSKMKSLYLEGYNYCAFDLTQHDRVQIQIHKNSVEGRILHGNSPTELIECFTETIGRPPKLPDWIISGAVVGMQGGTESVRRIWNELKSYNAPVSAFWLQDWVGQRETLVGSQLWWNWEVDSTRYTGWKQLIKELSAQHIKVMTYCNPCLVPCHEKPNRRRNLFEEAKKLNILVKDKQGEPYMVPNTAFDVGMLDLTHPDTGNWFKQILQEMVDDGVRGWMADFGEGLPVDATLYSGEDPISAHNKYPELWAQLNREFVEEWKANRVGKEKDPQETLVFFMRAGFRDSPRWGMLFWEGDQMVSWQIHDGIKSAVVGLLSSGMSGYAFNHSDIGGYCAVNLPFIKYQRSEELLLRWMELNAFTTVFRTHEGNKPSCNSQFYSNERTLAHFARFAKVYKAWKFYRIQLVKEATHRGLPVCRHLFLHYPNDEHVHNLSYQQFLIGTEILVVPVLDKGMNNVKAYFPTGNSSWQHVWTGKQFTEEGFETIVEAQIGYPAVFFKTGSIVGETFLKNLRDLKIL; encoded by the exons ATGAGCAGCCTGAAGATCAGCAAAAAGCACCACAAACATTTGAACAATCCTTTCCCTGGGGCACCTATATCTCTCCCGCTCATCCAAGGAAAGCTCCTCTTCAATTCCTCTTTAATTCCCCAGCGTTTTCCAATCGGAAACGATTTCGAGGTCTCTTGGAACAGCAGCGAGGGCGGGTCTCTTTCCATTTCACATCGATCGCAGCCCAATAGATCCATATGGTCCACCATTCCCGGTCAAGCCTTTGTCTCTGCAGCGGTGGCTCAAACACGGGTGGAAGAAAGCAGGGGTTCTTTCGTGATCCATGACACGAGTGTTGATCTGGTTTGTCATCACCAAACCATTCAAGATATAACTCAGTTTGATCATGCTTCTTCTTCTTCTTCATATTCTCAAGGTACCCAATTCCCTCTTGTCCTTGTAACTGGCTGGGTTTTCAATACGGGACCTTCTACTTGTACTTGTGCAAAGTACTGGGTTTTGTTTGAACAGAAATGCAGCCACCAAATTGGGTTCCAAGTGAAGCTTGGAACACCCAACTTTGAATTTCCTTTTAGAACAAGGCTTAGGTGGGTTTGGTCCTTCACGAGGCCCAGAGAGGCTCAACAATTCAAAGAATTCAACAGGGTGTGCCTGACGTATTCAAGTGAAGAAACGGAGAGGTTTTATGGGTTCGGGGAGCAATTCTCTTATATGGATTTTAAGGGCAAAAGGGTGCCCATTCTTGTTCAGGAACAGGGTATTGGGAGAGGGGATCAGCCTATCACCTTTGCAGCTAACTTAATCAGTTACAG GGCTGGGGGTGATTGGAGTACAACCTATGCTCCTTCCCCATTCTATATGACTTCAAAGATGAAATCTCTTTACCTTGAAGGATATAATTATTGCGCATTTGATCTAACACAACATGACAGAGTTCAGATACAG ATACATAAAAATTCAGTAGAAGGACGGATATTGCATGGAAACTCACCAACTGAGCTCATTGAATGTTTCACTGAAACCATTGGGAGACCTCCTAAACTTCCTGACTGGATCATTTCTGGAGCTGTTGTTGGCATGCAGGGGGGCACAGAATCTGTACGTCGTATTTGGAATGAGCTTAAGAGTTACAATGCTCCAGTATCAGCATTTTGGTTGCAG GATTGGGTGGGCCAGAGAGAAACCTTGGTTGGATCACAGCTCTGGTGGAATTGGGAAGTAGATTCAACAAGATATACAGGATGGAAGCAACTGATTAAAGAACTTAGTGCTCAGCATATTAAAGTGATGACGTACTGCAACCCATGTCTCGTTCCG TGTCATGAAAAGCCAAACAGAAGGAGAAACCTCTTTGAGGAAGCAAAGAAGTTGAACATATTAGTGAAAGACAAGCAAGGAGAACCTTATATGGTTCCAAATACAGCTTTTGATGTAGGAATGTTGGACTTGACACATCCAGATACTGGAAACTGGTTCAAGCAGATTCTTCAGGAAATGGTTGATGATGGAGTCAGAGGATGGATGGCTGATTTCGGTGAAGGCCTGCCTGTGGATGCCACCCTCTATTCAG GTGAAGATCCTATTTCAGCACACAACAAGTACCCAGAGCTATGGGCCCAATTAAATAGAGAGTTTGTGGAAGAATGGAAAGCTAACCGCGTGGGAAAGGAGAAAGATCCACAAGAGACCTTGGTGTTTTTCATGAGGGCTGGTTTCAGAGATAGCCCCAGATGGGGAATGCTATTTTGGGAAGGAGATCAGATGGTAAGTTGGCAGATTCATGACGGAATAAAGAGTGCTGTTGTTGGTCTACTCAGCAGTGGAATGTCAGGGTACGCTTTCAATCACAGTGATATTGGAGGGTACTGTGCTGTAAATTTGCCTTTCATCAAGTATCAAAGAAGTGAAGAGTTGCTTTTGCGATGGATGGAACTGAATGCTTTCACCACTGTTTTCCGAACACATGAA GGAAACAAACCATCTTGCAACAGTCAATTCTACTCAAATGAGAGAACTCTAGCTCATTTTGCACGATTTGCTAAAGTCTATAAAGCTTGGAAGTTCTATAGAATTCAGCTCGTCAAG GAAGCGACTCATAGAGGTCTGCCTGTATGCCGGCACTTATTTCTGCATTACCCTAATGATGAACATGTTCATAATTTGAGTTACCAGCAGTTCTTGATCGGTACTGAGATTTTGGTGGTGCCTGTCCTGGACAAAGGTATGAACAATGTGAAGGCTTATTTTCCAACTGGTAATAGTTCTTGGCAACATGTATGGACTGGAAAGCAGTTTACTGAAGAGGGTTTTGAAACCATAGTAGAAGCTCAAATTGGTTATCCTGCTGTATTTTTTAAGACTGGTTCCATTGTTGGAGAGACGTTTTTGAAAAATCTTAGAGATTTGAAAATTCTTTGA